ttgttacacacaaatgaaatataccttcatttagatatgggtaagcgtacctaaacgtgtatattgagttgactcaacaatagttaactgaagttagccatataaacacttttgttttaaccacattcatcttaacacttctagatcaaatgatactcaaatgaatctaattgtgttactcatagagttgtttaattgtttatattcccatagaagtatataagacacatttgtagcaaaatcggattgattcaaaagaatcagatcaCGAACActttagccacagtttgcaaagattgcattccttaatttataaatgtatttgttcatgcgtatgaaatcatacttaaccaattctagaacttaaaccaactcagtttgcaaacgggtacgcaaactagagttccggactttgatcttttccgacagtttgcgacgggtacgcatattgtcgttccAGAACGAACTCaagtgaaacagtttgcaaacaggtGCGCAAACTTGGTtaccggactttaacagttaaaaccgttcgtatacgggtatgcatacttggttcccggacctgaatcattctttcaatagtttgcatacgggtatgcatactgtgctatatccagacaatggttaattgttctaaactctcatttaaatcattgaaacatccttagaagacgacaatagctgtctcacacaaactattagattataagtaattttcaagtgatcgaatgatcaatacaaaacattctgagtctacatcaaatgactgtctcatacaaatcatgtaagatgttacaagatgattttcacatgatcatcttttgactcgttatttagtttccaacaaataattgtttccaactaaactcgtaaagaataatgatgaacgtagtttaAGTAAaaactttccaacacatattccgagaaagatataagcgagttaaactcagctcgaaatatcaaatgtgtataatataaactctatatagctatacgacttagtctcaataggagatagaataaaatagacttctgagtaatagatgagttcaagtctccacataccttttatcgatgaagttcctctaagctccccttagtagatcttcatcttcaatcgatgaactccgtgaagtctaaagctcaactacacattttatcttaatccgagacatagatataagtagactagaaatcaagacttatagttttgacacctaaacttgacaaacaatcttgagatagcaacgcttgcaagttagaccgagcagtgctctaacaaaatggGAGAGCCTTTGTGAACTCAACTAGAATATCtctgatttacttcttgagataagaagagaggttaccaaacatattagtcTTTTAccgtttggaagacgatcaaaagaagttgagtgcttgaagtcttcacagCGGCTGAaccaacttaagatagtggaatctatcttaggattcacgtgcattggccagattggttgtaggcgcagtgATACTGGGGAAACTAGATAACTAGGGGtaatttacttggtctcaactatacgaagtttgtagtgttctttgtataacggcttaattatgagagtattttaaaactggactaggtattgaggtttttttgcatttgctcgttaacaaaatcttgttttgtgcttttactttactttccgtattataatttatttaagttataattaaagtaactgcacttgtacgttaatcacaaacacttgggttgatccctatagtttaagTTTCGGTTTCAAACTTAtattatataccaagtgtataccttatgGTTTGCCATCCTCTTGATAGTttttgtctatattagatcacgtaAGGTACcgaacttataggttgatatagaaaagattgtggtgtatttggtactCTTGTCATTTAAACTGCTTTAACCTGAATATGGAGAGTCAAAATCCTATTAGTTTATTAGGAACAAAATAAGATATGTTATACTACGCGATAAATAGATGGCAACCTCCTCTTATAGAGAAAATCAAGATAAACTTAGATGTGACGGTTGGGTCTAAGGGATGCGGTTGTGCTGCAGTTGCTAGAGATAGTAATTCTGATTATCAAGGTGGCAAGTCAAAAGAATTGGAGTTCAACAGTCCTAGTGAAGCTGAAGCTAATGGAGCTCTGATTGTCATAGGCCTGGCGATAAGTAAAGGTTTCAGAAATATCATCCTTGAAGGTGACTCCTTAACTGTCATTAACAGTTTGAGATATAAAAATTCAGATCCCCCATGGCGTATTAGGAACAaaatcaacaatattggggataAGATCTCAAGTTTTAACTCAGTTGAGTTCAGTATTGTCAAAAAAGACGCCAATGTGTTGGCTTAAAACTTAGCAGCTTTTGCTATTGCAAACCATGTTTCGCAAATGTGGTCTCTCCCTCCTTCTTGTATTACTCATCTCTCAAATGATTGAGAACCCTAATCGCTTATTAGGTATTGTCCTTAAAGTTAAACGTTTTTTCTAAGATTGGCTTCTTAAATACCAAGTGTCCTAGAAGTTACTCTTGGACTTGGAAATGCCTGTATACCATAAAAGAACTTATAAAATCTTTTATGTCTTAATTATTGGAGATGGACAATTTATTGATCTTGGTGTGATAATTGGATACCTAATTTGGGTTCTGCTTCTCCGAATCCCATGGCTTCCAGGACCCTAGAATTAAAATTTCTTACTTTATTAATCATGATACTAGAACATGGAATATTAGTAGACTAAATACTCACTTTGATAATGCTTCTGTTAAGAAGATTGTCATTATTCCTTTAAGCCAGTTGTGCACTCCAGATAGGAGGGATTGAGAGCTTTCAAAGAATAACAAATTTTCTTCTAAATATCATATTTGGGACTCAGAGGGTCCAGACTTTCCCCTTGTAGTAACTGTGGAAGTGCATTCGGAAACTTAGAGTCCCACACTGTGTTCAGGTATTCATTTGGAAAGCTGCTAAGAATGTCATTGATACCAAAATTGTTCAGTATACTAGAATGTCTATGGCCTCTGTTGATTGTCCTAGATATTCTAATCCTTATGAGTATGTCATGCATGCTCTTGGGTTTGTCCGTTTGCTAGTcatgctttatttttattttctcattgtgtAAATACCTCTGCTTTCCTAGAAAATCTGCTTGA
This is a stretch of genomic DNA from Papaver somniferum cultivar HN1 chromosome 1, ASM357369v1, whole genome shotgun sequence. It encodes these proteins:
- the LOC113349803 gene encoding uncharacterized protein LOC113349803; its protein translation is MLYYAINRWQPPLIEKIKINLDVTVGSKGCGCAAVARDSNSDYQGGKSKELEFNSPSEAEANGALIVIGLAISKGFRNIILEGDSLTVINSLRYKNSDPPWRIRNKINNIGDKISSFNSVEFSIVKKDANVLA